The Knoellia sp. S7-12 region CTCGTCCCAGGTCTTGGGTGGGGTCCAGCCGTTGGCCTCGAACAGGGCGGCGGAGTACCAGACGGCATAGACGGTCTGGACGTAGTTGATGGCGACGAGCTTGCCGTTGATCGTGCCCGGGGCCTCGACGCCCGGGTAGAGCGTGTCCTTGATGGTCGTGCCCTCGAGGTTCTTGGCCTCGAACACGTCCTTCAGGTCTACGAGCTGGTCGGCGATGGTGTTGATGCCGATCGCGTTCGCACCCGAGTTGTCGATGAGGTCCGGCGGGTTGCCCCCGACGAATCGCGGCTGCAGCTCCTGGGCGATCTGGGTCGACGGCTTGACCGTGAAGGTGCTGCCGACCTGGTTCTTCTGCGCCAGCGTGGCCGCGAAGGTCACGTAGTCGAAGCCGTAGCCGCCGTTGAAGATGACCGCTTCGACGGTCGACTTCTCGACCATGCCGAAGGGGTTCTTGTCGGACTTGGCGCCGCCAGCGCTCGGGCTCGCGCCCGAGTCGTCATCGCCGCCGCCCGTTGCACAGCCAGCCAGGGAAAGGGCCGGGATGGCAAGTCCACCCACGGTCACGAACTGAAGGAGCGTGCGCCGATCCACCGGCTTACCTCGAGGATTCATGCATTCCTACTTCCGGTCCCGGGCGGACACTGACCACCCGTCATTGGGCAACACAGTGATGGTGTGTCGTAATTGCCATATCGTGCTTGGAGTGATCAAGTGTGTCAAGGATCTGCCTCCAATCAAGCACAATCACTCAAAAAGGGGCCCTTGTGACTAGTTCACACTCCGGTTACGTGCGCCGACAGTCTGTCACCGTGGCGGGCTCAATGGCAGGGCTTGCGAGCTCTTTGCCCGCTTTGAGACCGGTGCGTGACCAGACGACCACTCGCGTGAGTGACGAGGCGCCCGCCGACATGGTGGAACGTGTTTCTCGCGGTGCCCTCGCGTCACCGCTCCCATATGGCGTGATGAGCGACTACGGCCGCGCCGACGACACCCTTGAGCTGCCGGCGATCGAACTGGGCAATGGCCAGCTCCGAGTCATGGTCCTCCCCTCGCTCGGCGGTCGGATCTGGTCGCTCCTCTCCGAGGCTGATGCAGGGGGTTCCGAGCCACGCAGTCGTGAGTTGGTGCACCGGAACTCAAGGCTGCGCTGGGCGAACTTCGGACTCACCGACGCGTGGTTCGCTGGCGGCATCGAGTGGAACCTCGGCTCGACCGGCCACGGCACCACCTCCAACCGGCCGATGCATGCCGCCATCCTCGACACGTCCCTCGGGCCGGTGGTGCGCCTGTGGGAGTGGGAGCGGACGCGCGACCTCGTCCTCCAGGTCGACCTCTGGCTCAGCGGTGCGCGGCTGATGGCCTCCACCCGCGTGCTCAATCCGGACCCCGAGCCCAAGCCCCTCTACTACTGGACCAACATCGCGGTTCCCGAGACGCCGGGGACACGGGTCCTCGTGCCCGCCGAGTCGGCGTGGCGCACCGACTACACCGGCGTGCTGGACCGGGTGTCGATCCCGTTCCCGGACGGCGCCGTTGACATCAGCCGGACCAGTGCCAGCCGCCATGCCGCTGACTATTTCTATGAGGTGGGGGACCAGGAGGGCGCCTTGGTCACCGCCGTCGAACCCGACGGTCGCGGCATCGGTCAGACGTCCACCCGGGAGCTACGCGGCCGCAAGATGTTTCTCTGGGGGCACGGCAACGGGGGCCAGCGCTGGCAGGACTGGCTCGGCGTTCCCGGCAGCCGATACCTCGAGATCCAGGCCGGCGTCTGCACGACCCAGCTCGAGCACGACCTCCTTGACGGTCACGCGAGCAGGACGTGGACCGAGGCCTTCGTTCCACTCGCTCTCGACCCCTCCGTGGTCTCGGGGGACTACACAACGGCGGCGTATGCCGCCCGGCTGGCTGTCCATGACGCTGCACCTCCAGCGTGGCTGGCTGACCAGCACAGTCAGTGGCTGCGCGACGTCGCCGACGTGACTCCGACCCAGCTGATCCACGTCGGATCCGGTTGGGGGCAGGCGGAACTCGCACTCCGAGGGGCGGCCGCACTCCCGGGCACACCCTTCCCGGAGGTCGACGACGAGAGCCTGCCGTTCGTCCGCTTCGCTTCGTCGCCAGCAGACGGGCGAGATGGACCCGAGGTGTTCGACGACATGTCGTCAGAGCGCCCGACCCTGCCGGTGGTCTCGGACCGATGGCTGGCGCGATTCGAGGAGTGTGAAGCGCGAGCGACGGGCTGGTGGGTGCCGTATACGTTGGCGACCGCACGTCACCTGAGAGGTGACCTCGAAGGTGCGCGCACGGCATACGCGCGAAGTGTTGAACGTCAACCCACCGCGGTGGCGTTGCGTGGGTTGGCGCTGATCTCAGGCGACTCCGGCGAACGTGCCGAGCTGTATGCGCGAGCGCTGGCGCTCACTCCGGAGGATCGCCGCCTGGCTGTCGAGTGGCTTGTCGTGCTGCGTGATGGCGGTCAGCCGCAGGACGTGGTGACTGCGGTCGCCGCCCTGCCCGAGGCCGTGCGGACCCACGGCCGCGTCCAGCTCCATCTGGCGCAGGCTCTGGCCATGCTGGGTGACGATGGCGCGGCCTTGGACATCCTCGAGGACCTTGAGGTGCCCGACCTCGCCGAGGGCGACCAGGCGCTGTCCGACCTGTTCTCCCGACTGCGTCCCGGTGAGCCGATTCCTGCGCGACTGGACTTCCGCATGACGCCGGAGGAGGGGCCCGAGTAGGCCGTTCAGGCGGGGGTGAGGATGCGGAGCGAAGACTCGATGGCCACATCGTTCCAGCGGTCCGCAGAGCCGAGCATGTAGTGGCCGAGCAGGCCCATGTCCACCAGCTCCGCGTGAGCAGCGACCGGCCGGGCGCGCTCGACGAAGTGTCGGGTCTGGGCGATCGATGTGATCCGGTCCCGGCGACCGTGGGCGGCGATGAGGGTTTTGCCGACGAGCGTTCGCACCGGGTCGGTGCTGGACCACCACGGGGCCAGGCCGACCACTCCCGCAACGGACGCGTCGTCGGCGACCTGGACGGCGACGCGGGCACCCATCGAGTGGCCGAGCAGGATCACGGGGACGTCGCCGTGGGTGTCGCGCACCTGGTCGAGCGCCCACTGGGCGTCGGCCGCGCGTTCGCGCCCGCCGTTCCAGCCGCGCTCGCGGTATCGCAGCAGCCACACGCTCGCACCACCCTCGTGGGCGCGGTCGGCGATGGAGCGCGCCATCCATGCAGAGCGCTGCCACGACGCACTTCGGCCGTCGACCTCGGCGTGCGAGTTCGGCTTGCCGCCATGAAGCATGAGGATGACCGCGTTCGGGCGTGCGGGCGCGTCGAAACGGGTCAGTGAGGGTGTTGCGGTGGGCACGTCTCTTCTTCGGAGTCGCAGCGGGCAACGGATGGGTCGGCGGCCATCAATCGGTTGCTTCGATCCGCTGTGCGTGTCGACGCGCTCGGCGGCGCCGCGAACTTCGAACGCCCCACAGCTCGCGCGCGACCCCTATGGCGGAAGCGATGGCCGCACACGCGGCTCCGCTGACCGCAGCCACACCCAACCAGTCTGACGCGGATTCGAAGGGGTAGAGCGTGATGTCGTCTTCAGCGATCCCGATCCGGCGAACAGGCACGAGGTCGCCCACGCTCTCGGCGGCTCCAGGGCATTCGACGACGGAGAACTCGGCGGGCAGCCCGGCACGAGTCCCGTCTGACCGAAACACCGTGCGAACGCCGGGCTGAGGCGGCGTGACATGCGATCACCATCGGCCATGGATCACATGGCGGCGGGCGCGGCTGCGAACATGTCCCTTGCGAAGTTCGGCCTCGGGCTCCAGAAGTCCTGCTGACACGTCCTACGAGAAGAGATCACGATGACCGAGCTCGTCCACCTGTCGATTGACGATGCCGTCGCGACGATCACCCTCGACAGTCCGCAGAACCGCAATGCCCTGAGCCGGCAGCTCGTCGCCGAGCTCACGGCCCACCTCGAGACGGCGGACGTCGACCCGGAGGTGCGGGTCATCCGGCTCCGATCGGCCCATCGGGTCTTTTGCGCGGGCGCCGACCTGTCCGAGGCGTCGAAGGGCCAGAGCGGGGCCACCGCTGCCCTCGTCGCCATGCTGCGCCGCATCGTCACGGCCGACACCCCGGTCGTCGTCGAGCTCGCCGGTCCGGTTGTTGCCGGTGGACTCGGCATCGTGGGCGCGGCCGACATCGTCATCGCGGCGGACGACGTCACCGTGCAGCTGACGGAGGTCCGACTGGGGCTCGCCCCGGCCGTCATCTCGTTGACCCTCTTGCCTCGCCTGACCTCGCGGGCGGCGTCCGAGCTCTTCCTGTCAGGTCGACGCATCACGGCTGCTGAGGCTGCCGCGGCTGGCTTCATCACCCGTGTGGTCGCACCCGAGGGTGTGTCGGCGGAGGTCGACACCGTGGTCGCCGACCTCGCGCGCGGCACCACGCAGGGACTGCGCGAGACCAAGCGGCTCCTCAACAAGGACCTGCTCGCCCACATCGACGCCCAGGGCGACGAGATGGCCGAACTCTCCGAGCGCCTCTTCAACAGCGACGAGGCCAAGGCCGCGATGAAGGCCTTCCTCAAGCGCTGACCCAAGCCCGAACGACTGGACATGGCTGCGGGTTCAGGCGCTTCTGCCTTCGCCGACATGGGCCGCGCCGCAAGTCGACAACCAACCGGCCTAGGGTGCACTCGTGAGCAGCGGTGAGGGGTCAAGCGCGTGAAGCAAGTTCACGATGGCGCGACCCTGGCCTCGGTAGTTCCCCCGAACCGACGGTGGATGGCCGCGGCCGGCGCAGGGGCTGGAGTCGGTGTTCTCGGCGGGATGATTGGCCTTGGTGGGGCCGAGTTCCGCCTGCCCTTGTTGATCGGGATGTTCGGCTTCCTGGCCCTACAGGCTGTCATTGTCAACAAGGCACTGAGCCTGATCGTGGTGGCCACCGCCCTGCCGGCCCGGTTGGTGTCGGTTCCACTGGCCGAGCTTGCCCCGCACTGGTCCATCGTGGTGAACCTGTTGGCCGGGAGTCTGGTCGGCGCCTACCTCGGTGCGACCTGGGCCACTCGGATGGCCACCCGCACCCTGTACCGGGTGCTCGCCGTCCTGCTGGTGCTGATCGCCGTGGCCCTGCTGGCAACACACCTCGGACACGTCCAACCCGCCGACCTCGACGGACCAGCTCAAGCCATCGCCGGAGTCCTTGCCGGCGCCGGGATCGGGATCGTCGCCGCGCTCATGGGCGTGGCGGGCGGCGAGCTGCTCATCCCCGCCATCGTGTTGCTCTACGGCATGAACATAAAGATTGCCGGCAGCCTCTCCTTGGCTGTGTCCTTGCCGACGATGCTGGTCGCGTTCGCCCGCTACAGCAGGGACAAGTCGTTCACCGTCCTGGCAGCGAACAAGACCTTCGTACTCGCCATGGCGGCCGGGTCCATCATTGGCACCGTAGCCGGCGGAGCGCTCCTCGGCGTGGTGCCCGCCGCGGTACTCGTCCCACTCCTGGCGTTGCTTCTCCTACTCTCCGCGCGCAAGGTCTGGCAACACGGGTAACGCCTGACAAACACGTCCGCTATTGCCGCTGACGTGCCGGTGGCGAACAAATCACGCTTCGCCTAGCCGCCAGGGTGCAAGTCTGGGCACATGACGAACGCCGACGCCGCCTCACGCCTGCTACCTCGCTGGAGCAGCCGACTGCTCCTGGCAGCCGTCCCAGTCTGGGTCGCCTCGTCAGTCTTCGTTTGGTGGGTGCTCGGCGTGAGGTTGGACGCCGCCGACAGCATACGTGCTGAGCCAGCGTGGGTGACTCTCTGGGACGGTCCCGCGTTAGTCCTGGCTGTCTGCGCCTTCTTGACTATCTGCACGTGCCTGGTCCTTATGGTCCGCGCCGCTCGTCGAGCCTGAGGCAGCCGCAGAACGGGGATCATCCGTTCATGCCGCAGAGCGTGCACCAGGATGGTTCGATGGCGGCAGGGGATCGATGAGGCGTCCCAGACACGGGCACACCCGACGACCCGACGCCCGACGGAAGGAGCCTCGTGGCTAGCACCGCGTCGGACGTCGACCGATACATGAACGATCTCCGGCACCCGTT contains the following coding sequences:
- a CDS encoding DUF5107 domain-containing protein, with product MSDEAPADMVERVSRGALASPLPYGVMSDYGRADDTLELPAIELGNGQLRVMVLPSLGGRIWSLLSEADAGGSEPRSRELVHRNSRLRWANFGLTDAWFAGGIEWNLGSTGHGTTSNRPMHAAILDTSLGPVVRLWEWERTRDLVLQVDLWLSGARLMASTRVLNPDPEPKPLYYWTNIAVPETPGTRVLVPAESAWRTDYTGVLDRVSIPFPDGAVDISRTSASRHAADYFYEVGDQEGALVTAVEPDGRGIGQTSTRELRGRKMFLWGHGNGGQRWQDWLGVPGSRYLEIQAGVCTTQLEHDLLDGHASRTWTEAFVPLALDPSVVSGDYTTAAYAARLAVHDAAPPAWLADQHSQWLRDVADVTPTQLIHVGSGWGQAELALRGAAALPGTPFPEVDDESLPFVRFASSPADGRDGPEVFDDMSSERPTLPVVSDRWLARFEECEARATGWWVPYTLATARHLRGDLEGARTAYARSVERQPTAVALRGLALISGDSGERAELYARALALTPEDRRLAVEWLVVLRDGGQPQDVVTAVAALPEAVRTHGRVQLHLAQALAMLGDDGAALDILEDLEVPDLAEGDQALSDLFSRLRPGEPIPARLDFRMTPEEGPE
- a CDS encoding alpha/beta fold hydrolase, giving the protein MPTATPSLTRFDAPARPNAVILMLHGGKPNSHAEVDGRSASWQRSAWMARSIADRAHEGGASVWLLRYRERGWNGGRERAADAQWALDQVRDTHGDVPVILLGHSMGARVAVQVADDASVAGVVGLAPWWSSTDPVRTLVGKTLIAAHGRRDRITSIAQTRHFVERARPVAAHAELVDMGLLGHYMLGSADRWNDVAIESSLRILTPA
- a CDS encoding enoyl-CoA hydratase-related protein, which encodes MTELVHLSIDDAVATITLDSPQNRNALSRQLVAELTAHLETADVDPEVRVIRLRSAHRVFCAGADLSEASKGQSGATAALVAMLRRIVTADTPVVVELAGPVVAGGLGIVGAADIVIAADDVTVQLTEVRLGLAPAVISLTLLPRLTSRAASELFLSGRRITAAEAAAAGFITRVVAPEGVSAEVDTVVADLARGTTQGLRETKRLLNKDLLAHIDAQGDEMAELSERLFNSDEAKAAMKAFLKR
- a CDS encoding sulfite exporter TauE/SafE family protein, coding for MKQVHDGATLASVVPPNRRWMAAAGAGAGVGVLGGMIGLGGAEFRLPLLIGMFGFLALQAVIVNKALSLIVVATALPARLVSVPLAELAPHWSIVVNLLAGSLVGAYLGATWATRMATRTLYRVLAVLLVLIAVALLATHLGHVQPADLDGPAQAIAGVLAGAGIGIVAALMGVAGGELLIPAIVLLYGMNIKIAGSLSLAVSLPTMLVAFARYSRDKSFTVLAANKTFVLAMAAGSIIGTVAGGALLGVVPAAVLVPLLALLLLLSARKVWQHG